A window of the Gemmatimonadota bacterium genome harbors these coding sequences:
- a CDS encoding bifunctional homocysteine S-methyltransferase/methylenetetrahydrofolate reductase, translating into MKTLRDLIRDGAVHLLDGAIGTLLYERGVFVNVCYDELNLTEPELVEGIHREYVEAGAEIIETNTFGANPVKLSGFGLEEKTEEINRAAAILARRASAGRAKVVGAIGPLGIRIEPWGPTSEAEAEGFFRRQATGLLEGDVDGFLLETFSDLNELKQALKAVRSVSDRPVFAQVTIEEGGNTSYGTDVESVARSLEEWGADVIGVNCSVGPAEILDAVERMARVTEVPLSAQPNAGLPRLVGDRKIYLASPSYMARYARRMVEAGARVVGGCCGTTPAHISEISAAVSVTEVSDGHVRAAGAAAPRLPAQEVAAGTSPVPLAERSPLGRALAAGEFVASIELLPPQGWDLSGLIADARRARAAGVDVVTLVDAGRGLRRAGVIPAAIVLAGQVDAEIVVHYTCRDRHMLRMISDFLGAAAAGIRNVLVVSGDPAPTGPYPDHTSVLDIDSIGLTNVLHHLNRGVDPGGHAVEPPTRFVVGVALNQGAADLERETSRYRWKVEAGADFAITQPVFDAGALLRFLERAGAPRIPILAGLWPLATLRDAEYLAQEVPGVQVPQEILSRMAGAEARGAEEAVSEGRKILSEVLEAVLPHVQGVHVNGSRGGVELALELAEEARRRAGIGPHGR; encoded by the coding sequence GTGAAAACGTTGCGAGACCTGATCCGGGACGGCGCCGTCCATCTGCTCGATGGGGCGATCGGCACCCTGCTTTACGAGCGAGGCGTGTTCGTCAACGTCTGTTACGACGAGTTGAATCTGACCGAACCGGAACTCGTGGAAGGAATCCACAGGGAATATGTGGAGGCCGGAGCGGAGATCATCGAAACGAACACCTTCGGCGCGAATCCCGTGAAGCTCTCCGGTTTCGGGCTGGAGGAGAAGACGGAGGAGATCAACCGCGCGGCGGCGATCCTGGCCCGGAGGGCATCGGCGGGCCGCGCGAAAGTCGTCGGCGCGATCGGGCCCCTCGGGATCCGAATCGAGCCATGGGGCCCGACCTCCGAAGCGGAAGCGGAGGGATTTTTCCGGCGGCAAGCGACGGGGCTCCTCGAGGGCGACGTGGACGGCTTTCTCCTCGAAACCTTTTCGGATCTGAACGAGCTCAAGCAGGCGTTGAAGGCGGTCCGGTCGGTGAGCGATCGCCCCGTCTTCGCGCAGGTGACGATCGAGGAGGGAGGGAACACCTCCTACGGGACCGACGTGGAGAGCGTGGCCCGCAGCCTCGAGGAATGGGGCGCGGACGTCATCGGGGTGAACTGCTCCGTCGGACCCGCGGAGATCCTCGATGCGGTGGAGCGGATGGCCCGCGTCACGGAAGTGCCACTCTCCGCCCAGCCGAACGCCGGGCTCCCGCGGCTCGTCGGGGACCGGAAGATCTACCTGGCGAGCCCCTCCTACATGGCCCGATACGCGCGGCGCATGGTCGAAGCGGGCGCCCGCGTCGTGGGTGGGTGCTGCGGTACCACGCCCGCACACATTAGCGAGATTAGCGCCGCGGTTTCGGTAACGGAGGTTTCGGACGGGCATGTCCGCGCAGCGGGGGCCGCTGCCCCGCGCCTTCCCGCACAGGAGGTGGCGGCCGGCACCTCCCCCGTTCCCCTGGCGGAACGCTCGCCGCTCGGGCGCGCGCTCGCGGCCGGGGAGTTCGTCGCGTCCATCGAGCTGCTTCCCCCTCAGGGATGGGATCTTTCGGGACTCATCGCGGATGCACGCCGGGCGCGGGCGGCCGGCGTGGACGTGGTGACGCTCGTGGATGCGGGGAGAGGGCTCAGGCGCGCGGGCGTAATTCCCGCGGCGATCGTGCTGGCCGGCCAGGTGGACGCCGAGATCGTCGTGCACTACACCTGCCGGGACCGCCACATGCTTCGGATGATTTCGGACTTTCTCGGCGCGGCGGCGGCCGGCATCCGGAACGTCCTCGTGGTGAGCGGCGACCCCGCTCCGACGGGTCCCTATCCGGACCACACATCGGTCCTCGACATCGATTCGATCGGCCTGACGAACGTTCTTCACCACCTGAACCGCGGGGTGGACCCGGGCGGGCACGCGGTGGAACCTCCCACCCGGTTCGTGGTGGGGGTGGCGCTGAACCAGGGGGCCGCCGACCTTGAACGCGAGACGAGTCGATACCGGTGGAAGGTCGAGGCCGGGGCCGACTTCGCCATCACGCAGCCCGTTTTCGACGCGGGTGCCCTGTTGCGTTTCTTGGAGCGGGCGGGTGCCCCGCGCATCCCGATCCTCGCAGGACTCTGGCCGCTCGCGACGCTTCGGGACGCGGAGTACCTCGCCCAGGAGGTCCCGGGCGTGCAGGTGCCACAGGAAATCCTGAGCCGGATGGCCGGCGCGGAGGCGCGGGGAGCGGAAGAGGCCGTAAGCGAAGGTCGAAAGATTCTGAGCGAGGTCCTGGAGGCCGTCCTCCCCCACGTGCAGGGAGTGCATGTGAACGGATCGCGCGGGGGCGTGGAGCTCGCCCTCGAATTGGCGGAGGAAGCCCGCCGACGGGCGGGTATCGGGCCGCATGGTCGCTGA
- the metH gene encoding methionine synthase produces the protein MTSTAAPSGRAGALAAAARERILLLDGAMATLIQGFGLTEADYRGDRFRDHSKELKGNHDVLVLTRPDVIEEIHRRYFQAGADIVETNTFSATTLGQSEYGLGGVVRELNREAASLARRAAAAVEAAEPSRPRFVCGILGPTNRSASMSPRVDDPAFRDITFAELVGVYREQAAGLIEGGSDLLMVETVFDTLNAKAALYAIREVQAEMGSSLPIMVSGTITDLSGRTLSGQTAEAFLNSIRHARPFSVGLNCALGARQLAPHLEELARAADTRTSVHPNAGLPNQFGGYDQGPAEMAALIGDFARRGLVNIVGGCCGTTPDHIAALAEAIEGLPPREVPEIPPLCRLSGLEPLNIGPQLNFVNVGERTNVTGSRRFQTLIKEERYDEALDVARGQVEGGAQILDVNMDEGLLDSKEAMVHFLRLVAAEPDISRIPVMVDSSRWEVLEAGLQCLQGKGVVNSISLKDGEELFRERAKKVLDAGAAVVVMAFDEQGQAETKERKVEICTRAYRILTEEVGCPPEDVIFDPNVFAVATGIPEHDGYAVAYIEAVREIKATLPRALTSGGISNLSFSFRGNPGLRESMHTIFLYHAIGAGLDMGIVNAGALPVYDEVPRELREAVEDVLFQRRPDATERLTAIAERHREGGKEREADLSWREGTPEERLTHSLVKGLDRWVEEDTEAARKGAERALEVIEGPLMKGMNVVGDLFGSGKMFLPQVVKSARVMKKAVAYLLPYMEAEKEEGEAPSAKGKVLLATVKGDVHDIGKNIVGVVLQCNGYHVVDLGVMVSAERILDAARSEAADVIGLSGLITPSLDEMVHVAGELERQGFELPLLIGGATTSRAHTAIKVEGRYRGPTVHVLDASRAVGVVSKLLSPRERTGFMARTREEYAQLRERHEGRREKSPLVPIEEARANAFPIRWEGYLPPAPHTTELQLFPEESLAELRRYIDWTPFFQTWELRGKYPEILSDPDRGEAATRLLEDANLLLDEIVAEKLLRAAGGVRIWPAHSVGDDVELYESEARDRVVARIHTLRQQFDKEGDRANLALADFVSPRDGGPPDWAGAFVVTAGHGLEDLIARFGRDHDDYRSILAQSLADRLAEAFAERLHERVRREIWGYSADERLSNEELVQERYRGIRPAPGYPACPDHTEKGTIMTLLEGQDQVGVTLTESYAMLPTAAVSGWVFSHPDAFYFGIGRIGRDQVQDYARRKGWSLQEAERWLGPVLGYDPEGSGPGSQARPERRESR, from the coding sequence ATGACAAGCACCGCCGCACCTTCCGGACGAGCCGGCGCCCTCGCCGCCGCGGCCCGCGAACGTATCCTGCTCCTCGACGGCGCCATGGCTACCCTCATCCAGGGGTTTGGCCTCACCGAGGCCGACTATCGAGGTGACCGGTTCCGGGACCACTCGAAGGAGCTCAAGGGGAACCACGACGTCCTGGTTCTGACCCGTCCCGATGTGATCGAAGAGATCCACCGGCGCTACTTCCAGGCGGGCGCCGACATCGTCGAGACGAACACCTTCAGCGCGACGACGTTGGGGCAGAGCGAATACGGCCTCGGCGGAGTCGTCCGGGAGCTCAACCGGGAGGCCGCGTCACTGGCGCGGCGCGCGGCGGCCGCCGTGGAGGCGGCGGAACCCTCACGACCGCGCTTCGTTTGTGGGATTCTGGGTCCCACGAATCGGAGCGCCTCCATGTCTCCACGGGTCGACGATCCGGCCTTCCGCGACATCACTTTCGCGGAGCTCGTCGGTGTTTATCGCGAACAGGCGGCGGGCCTCATCGAGGGCGGTTCCGACCTCTTGATGGTCGAGACCGTCTTCGACACGCTGAACGCGAAGGCCGCCCTCTACGCGATCCGTGAGGTCCAGGCCGAGATGGGGTCCTCTCTCCCGATCATGGTTTCGGGGACGATCACCGACCTGTCCGGACGGACGCTGTCGGGGCAGACCGCGGAAGCCTTCCTCAATTCGATCCGCCACGCGCGCCCCTTTTCGGTGGGGCTGAATTGCGCGCTGGGGGCGCGCCAACTCGCTCCCCATCTCGAGGAGTTGGCGCGGGCGGCGGATACGCGGACGAGCGTTCACCCCAACGCGGGCCTCCCGAACCAGTTTGGCGGGTACGATCAAGGCCCGGCCGAGATGGCCGCCCTCATTGGTGATTTCGCACGCCGTGGGCTCGTCAACATCGTGGGAGGGTGCTGCGGCACCACACCCGACCACATCGCCGCCCTGGCGGAAGCGATCGAGGGGCTCCCGCCCCGCGAGGTTCCCGAGATTCCGCCTCTTTGCCGACTCTCGGGGCTTGAGCCGCTGAATATCGGCCCTCAGCTCAACTTCGTGAATGTTGGTGAACGCACGAACGTGACGGGGTCGCGGCGTTTCCAGACGCTGATCAAAGAGGAGCGTTACGACGAGGCGCTCGACGTCGCCCGCGGACAGGTCGAGGGGGGCGCGCAGATCCTCGACGTCAACATGGACGAGGGGCTGCTGGACTCGAAGGAGGCGATGGTTCACTTCCTCCGCCTCGTGGCAGCCGAGCCGGACATCTCGCGTATCCCGGTCATGGTGGACTCTTCCCGCTGGGAAGTCCTGGAGGCGGGTCTCCAGTGCCTCCAGGGGAAGGGGGTCGTGAACTCCATTTCCCTGAAGGACGGGGAGGAGCTCTTCCGCGAACGCGCGAAAAAAGTGCTCGATGCCGGCGCCGCTGTGGTCGTCATGGCTTTCGACGAGCAGGGGCAGGCGGAAACGAAGGAGAGAAAGGTCGAGATCTGCACGCGCGCATACCGGATCCTGACCGAGGAGGTCGGATGCCCTCCCGAGGACGTGATCTTCGACCCCAACGTATTTGCGGTCGCCACCGGAATTCCGGAGCACGACGGGTACGCCGTCGCCTACATCGAGGCCGTCCGCGAGATCAAGGCGACCCTCCCGCGGGCCCTCACGAGCGGGGGGATCTCGAATCTCTCCTTCTCCTTCCGTGGGAATCCCGGCTTGCGGGAGTCGATGCACACGATCTTCCTCTATCACGCGATCGGGGCCGGCCTCGATATGGGGATCGTCAATGCGGGTGCGCTCCCGGTGTACGACGAAGTTCCCCGGGAACTCAGGGAAGCCGTCGAAGACGTGCTTTTCCAGCGGCGCCCCGACGCCACCGAGAGGCTGACCGCGATCGCGGAGCGCCACCGCGAGGGCGGCAAGGAACGAGAGGCAGACCTCTCCTGGCGGGAGGGCACTCCCGAGGAGCGCCTCACCCACTCGCTCGTGAAGGGCCTCGACCGCTGGGTCGAAGAGGACACCGAAGCGGCGAGGAAGGGTGCGGAACGCGCCCTCGAAGTGATCGAAGGGCCCCTCATGAAGGGGATGAACGTCGTGGGTGACCTCTTCGGGTCCGGGAAGATGTTCCTCCCACAGGTCGTGAAAAGCGCGCGCGTCATGAAAAAGGCGGTCGCGTACCTCCTCCCTTACATGGAGGCCGAGAAGGAGGAGGGCGAGGCGCCTTCGGCGAAGGGGAAGGTGCTTCTCGCCACGGTGAAGGGAGACGTGCACGACATCGGCAAGAACATCGTGGGCGTCGTCCTCCAGTGTAACGGCTACCATGTCGTGGATCTTGGAGTCATGGTCTCCGCGGAGAGAATCCTTGACGCGGCGCGGAGCGAGGCGGCCGACGTGATCGGGCTCTCGGGACTGATCACGCCTTCCCTGGACGAAATGGTTCATGTCGCGGGGGAGCTGGAGCGGCAGGGCTTCGAGCTTCCCCTCCTCATCGGGGGAGCAACGACCTCCCGTGCCCACACCGCGATCAAAGTGGAAGGGCGTTACCGCGGACCGACCGTGCACGTCCTGGATGCGTCCCGTGCGGTGGGGGTTGTGTCCAAGTTGTTGAGCCCGCGCGAGCGCACCGGTTTCATGGCCCGCACGCGCGAGGAGTACGCCCAGCTTCGCGAGCGCCACGAGGGCCGCCGAGAAAAGAGCCCACTCGTACCCATCGAGGAGGCGCGGGCCAATGCCTTTCCCATTCGGTGGGAGGGGTATCTCCCGCCCGCGCCCCACACGACTGAGCTCCAGCTTTTTCCGGAAGAGTCGCTTGCGGAGTTGCGCCGGTACATCGATTGGACGCCTTTTTTCCAGACCTGGGAGCTCCGGGGGAAATATCCCGAGATCCTCTCGGATCCGGACCGGGGGGAAGCAGCTACGCGCCTCCTCGAGGACGCCAACCTACTCCTCGACGAAATCGTGGCCGAAAAACTCTTGAGGGCCGCCGGCGGGGTTCGGATCTGGCCGGCCCACTCGGTGGGCGACGACGTGGAGCTGTACGAGTCCGAAGCTCGGGATCGAGTCGTGGCTCGCATCCACACGCTCCGTCAGCAGTTCGACAAGGAGGGGGACCGAGCCAATCTGGCTCTCGCCGACTTCGTGTCCCCTCGGGACGGGGGCCCGCCGGACTGGGCGGGAGCCTTCGTCGTCACCGCGGGGCACGGACTCGAAGACCTCATTGCACGCTTCGGACGGGACCATGACGACTACCGGTCCATCCTCGCCCAATCGCTCGCCGACCGGCTGGCCGAGGCCTTTGCGGAGCGCCTGCACGAAAGAGTGCGGCGCGAGATCTGGGGTTATTCCGCCGACGAGCGCCTCTCGAACGAGGAGCTCGTCCAGGAGCGGTACCGCGGGATCCGGCCGGCGCCCGGGTATCCCGCTTGCCCCGACCATACGGAGAAAGGAACGATCATGACGCTCTTGGAGGGGCAGGACCAGGTGGGTGTCACCCTCACGGAAAGCTACGCGATGCTTCCCACGGCCGCGGTCAGCGGCTGGGTCTTTTCGCACCCGGACGCGTTCTACTTCGGAATCGGGCGGATCGGGAGAGACCAGGTTCAGGATTACGCGCGCCGGAAGGGGTGGTCGCTCCAGGAAGCCGAGCGCTGGCTGGGGCCCGTTCTAGGCTACGATCCGGAGGGGTCCGGACCCGGATCCCAGGCGCGTCCCGAAAGGAGGGAGTCCCGGTGA
- a CDS encoding MarR family transcriptional regulator, which translates to MDSEFETPLKLFTVLSRAHATLHARAAEDIGRHEITATEFSVLETLYHKGPLLHGAIGEKILVSSGGITYLVDRLEARGLLERRECPGDRRARYVALTAEGVELMDRIFPEHARALADAMAALTADEQVRLTQLLRTLGKGASDPPNAGDPIAPGQTSAGPTPLRGSRPARE; encoded by the coding sequence GTGGACTCCGAGTTCGAGACGCCCCTCAAGCTCTTCACGGTCCTGTCTCGGGCCCATGCGACTCTGCATGCGCGCGCCGCGGAAGACATCGGACGTCATGAGATCACCGCCACCGAGTTCTCGGTGCTCGAGACGCTCTACCACAAGGGTCCCCTCCTCCATGGTGCGATCGGGGAGAAGATCCTCGTCTCGAGCGGGGGGATCACCTATCTCGTGGATCGGCTGGAGGCCCGGGGGCTCCTCGAACGCCGCGAGTGCCCGGGGGACCGGCGCGCGCGCTACGTGGCGCTCACGGCCGAGGGAGTGGAGCTGATGGACCGCATCTTCCCTGAACACGCGCGCGCGTTGGCCGACGCCATGGCCGCCCTTACCGCGGACGAGCAGGTTCGGCTGACGCAGCTTCTCCGCACCCTCGGAAAGGGCGCAAGCGATCCCCCGAATGCGGGCGACCCGATCGCCCCGGGCCAGACTTCGGCCGGCCCGACCCCCCTCAGGGGATCTCGACCCGCGCGCGAGTGA
- a CDS encoding YceI family protein, with amino-acid sequence MATSSQGVTEQVRVWNIDPAHTQVEFGVRHLMLSTVKGRFPGVAGTVRLDQDDPSRSSVKVEIDASSIDTRNADRDAHLRSGDFFDVENHPTIRFESREVEISDDRYRVGGELTIRGVSRPVVLRVERLGEVVDPWGYERIGFHAETRINRKDFGLTWNQLLEAGGVTVGEEVQISLDIQAVAGEEA; translated from the coding sequence ATGGCAACGAGCAGCCAAGGGGTCACCGAACAGGTTCGGGTCTGGAACATCGACCCCGCGCACACCCAGGTGGAGTTCGGCGTCCGGCACCTCATGTTATCTACGGTCAAGGGGCGTTTCCCCGGTGTCGCGGGGACGGTCCGGCTCGACCAGGATGACCCGTCCCGCTCCTCGGTGAAGGTCGAGATCGACGCTTCGTCCATCGACACTCGAAACGCGGACCGGGACGCCCACCTCAGGAGCGGGGACTTTTTCGACGTCGAGAACCACCCGACGATCCGCTTTGAGAGCCGAGAGGTCGAAATCTCGGACGACCGGTACCGCGTCGGGGGAGAGCTGACGATCCGCGGCGTGAGTCGCCCGGTCGTCCTTCGCGTCGAACGCCTCGGAGAAGTCGTGGATCCGTGGGGATACGAGCGGATCGGATTCCACGCCGAAACGCGCATCAACCGGAAGGACTTCGGGTTGACGTGGAACCAGCTGCTCGAGGCGGGTGGCGTCACCGTTGGCGAGGAGGTCCAGATCTCCCTCGACATTCAGGCGGTCGCGGGCGAGGAGGCGTAA
- the ppsA gene encoding phosphoenolpyruvate synthase: MSAYVVDLATLGMNDLERVGGKNASLGEMISQLSELGIRVPGGFATTAEAYRDFLGQDGLADRIHAALDALDASDVEALAATGQEIRQWILAAPLPGKIEREIKEFYAKMHGDGTEHSVAVRSSATAEDLPEASFAGQQETFLNVRGVDAVLKAVHEVFASLFNDRAISYRVHHGFEHSEVALSAAVQRMVRSDLGASGVLFTLDTESGFPDVVFITATYGLGELLVQGSVNPDEFYLYKPALERGDLPILRRTMGTKLEKLIYADADFDGKSVRTVPVSPEDRRRFSLTDEDLIELARQAVTIERHYGRPMDIEWGKDGEDGTLYILQARPETVKSRPGQFVERYTLRTRGKVIIEGRAIGQRIGAGPARIVKKISEMKRVRDGDVLVADMTDPDWEPVMKRASAIVTNRGGRTCHAAIIARELGIPAVVGCGHATEEIPDGQGVTVSCAEGDTGYIYDGELDFDRQELSLDAMPDIPLDIMMNVGNPDRAFDFASIPNRGIGLARLEFIINRMIGVHPKALINLDDQTDDLKATILELTAGYPDPVSYYVDKLAEGISTLAAAFAPEPVIVRMSDFKSNEYANLLGGAKYEPEEENPMLGFRGAARYISDEFRDCFELEVRALKKVREEMGLDNVQVMIPFLRTLGEAKKVTELLAEKGLRRGERGLKLIMMCELPSNALLADDFLEYFDGFSIGSNDLTQLTLGLDRDSGLLSHLFDERDPAVLALLSMAIQACRRKGKYVGICGQGPSDHPDLAKWLLDEGIDSVSLNPDTVVETWLHLAGTTIGEAGIRVD, from the coding sequence GTGAGTGCCTATGTCGTGGACCTCGCGACGCTCGGGATGAACGATCTCGAACGCGTGGGCGGGAAAAACGCCTCCCTTGGCGAGATGATCAGCCAACTCTCGGAGCTCGGCATCCGCGTTCCCGGCGGTTTCGCCACGACCGCCGAGGCGTACCGGGACTTTCTCGGGCAGGACGGCCTCGCGGACCGCATTCATGCGGCCCTCGACGCCCTCGACGCCTCCGATGTCGAGGCTCTAGCGGCCACGGGCCAGGAGATCCGCCAGTGGATTCTCGCCGCCCCCCTCCCCGGCAAGATCGAGCGTGAGATCAAGGAATTCTACGCCAAGATGCACGGCGACGGAACGGAGCACTCCGTCGCGGTTCGTTCGTCGGCCACGGCGGAAGACCTTCCTGAAGCCTCCTTCGCGGGCCAGCAGGAGACTTTCCTGAACGTGAGGGGAGTGGACGCGGTCCTGAAGGCCGTGCACGAAGTCTTTGCGTCGCTCTTCAACGACCGCGCGATCTCCTACCGCGTGCATCATGGCTTCGAGCACTCGGAGGTGGCGCTTTCGGCCGCGGTGCAGCGGATGGTCCGATCCGATCTCGGGGCGAGCGGCGTGCTGTTCACTCTCGACACGGAGTCGGGATTTCCCGACGTCGTCTTCATCACCGCGACGTACGGATTGGGGGAGCTCCTGGTCCAAGGCTCGGTCAACCCCGACGAGTTCTACCTCTACAAACCCGCACTGGAAAGAGGAGATCTCCCGATTCTTCGCCGGACGATGGGGACCAAGCTCGAGAAGCTCATTTACGCCGACGCGGACTTCGATGGAAAGTCGGTTCGGACGGTGCCGGTTTCCCCGGAAGATCGCCGCCGCTTCTCGCTTACCGACGAAGATCTGATCGAGCTTGCCCGCCAGGCGGTCACCATCGAGCGCCACTACGGGCGACCGATGGACATCGAATGGGGGAAGGACGGGGAGGATGGAACGCTCTATATCCTCCAGGCGCGCCCGGAGACGGTGAAGAGTCGCCCGGGCCAGTTCGTCGAGCGCTACACGCTCAGGACCCGCGGCAAGGTCATCATCGAAGGTCGGGCGATCGGTCAGCGTATCGGCGCCGGACCGGCGAGGATCGTCAAGAAGATCTCCGAGATGAAGCGGGTTCGGGACGGCGACGTTCTGGTCGCCGACATGACGGACCCGGACTGGGAACCGGTGATGAAGCGGGCTTCCGCCATTGTCACAAACCGCGGGGGGCGGACCTGTCATGCCGCCATCATCGCGCGGGAGCTCGGGATTCCCGCCGTGGTCGGATGCGGACACGCGACGGAGGAGATCCCCGACGGGCAGGGGGTGACCGTCTCCTGCGCGGAAGGGGACACGGGGTACATCTATGACGGGGAGCTCGACTTCGACCGGCAGGAGCTCAGCCTCGACGCGATGCCCGACATCCCGCTCGACATCATGATGAACGTCGGGAATCCGGACCGCGCCTTCGACTTCGCCAGCATCCCGAATCGAGGAATCGGGCTCGCCCGCCTCGAGTTCATCATCAATCGGATGATCGGCGTTCACCCCAAGGCCTTGATCAACCTGGACGATCAGACGGACGATCTGAAGGCGACGATCCTGGAGCTTACGGCCGGATACCCGGATCCGGTCAGCTACTACGTGGACAAGCTGGCTGAAGGGATCAGCACCCTCGCCGCCGCTTTCGCGCCGGAACCCGTCATCGTCCGGATGTCCGACTTCAAGTCGAATGAATACGCGAATCTCCTCGGGGGCGCGAAGTACGAGCCCGAAGAGGAGAACCCGATGCTCGGATTCCGTGGCGCGGCGCGTTACATCTCGGATGAGTTCCGGGACTGCTTCGAGTTGGAGGTGCGTGCGCTCAAGAAGGTTCGCGAGGAAATGGGACTCGACAACGTACAGGTGATGATTCCCTTCCTCCGCACTCTGGGAGAGGCGAAAAAGGTCACCGAGCTCCTCGCGGAAAAGGGGCTCCGGCGGGGAGAGCGGGGGCTCAAGCTCATCATGATGTGCGAGCTTCCCTCAAACGCCCTGCTGGCGGACGATTTCCTGGAATACTTCGACGGCTTTTCAATCGGCTCGAACGATCTGACCCAGCTCACCCTGGGTCTGGACCGGGACTCGGGGCTGCTCTCGCATCTTTTTGATGAGCGGGATCCTGCCGTTCTGGCATTGCTCTCCATGGCGATCCAGGCGTGTCGGCGGAAGGGGAAGTACGTCGGGATCTGCGGACAGGGCCCGTCCGACCACCCAGACCTCGCGAAGTGGCTCCTCGACGAGGGAATCGACAGCGTTTCGCTCAACCCGGACACCGTGGTCGAGACTTGGCTCCATCTCGCGGGTACTACGATCGGTGAGGCCGGAATCCGGGTTGACTGA
- a CDS encoding pyruvate, water dikinase regulatory protein: MSDAQPNDAPRPSVRPVFFVSDRTGITAETLGHSLLTQFNGIEFQRVTVPFIDNADKAREMVVRINEATRASGVQTLVFSSFVDDEVREIIETADCLCLDFFDAFIGPLERELDVRSAHAAGRAHGMQDHDDYTRRIDAMNFSLANDDGVNTRNYGSAEVVLIGVSRSGKTPTCLYLALHYGIHAANCPLTEDDLEDGKLPPALAKHRERLFGLTIDPVRLKGIRQERRPDSRYSSTRQVNFEVKEAEAMFRRYEIPFYNTTNASVEEIATTVIQKAGLRRRLL, from the coding sequence ATGAGTGACGCACAACCGAACGACGCACCGAGGCCCAGCGTGCGGCCAGTGTTTTTCGTCTCGGATCGGACGGGAATCACGGCCGAGACGCTCGGTCACAGCCTTCTCACGCAGTTTAATGGGATCGAGTTCCAGCGGGTAACGGTGCCATTCATCGACAATGCTGACAAGGCCCGGGAAATGGTCGTGCGCATCAACGAGGCCACGCGCGCGTCGGGAGTTCAGACGCTCGTTTTCAGCTCCTTCGTGGACGATGAGGTTCGTGAGATCATCGAGACGGCGGACTGCCTGTGCCTCGACTTCTTCGACGCATTCATCGGGCCGCTGGAGAGAGAGCTCGATGTGCGCTCTGCACATGCCGCCGGCCGCGCGCATGGAATGCAGGACCACGATGACTATACGCGGCGTATCGACGCGATGAACTTCTCGCTCGCGAACGACGACGGAGTGAACACCAGAAACTATGGAAGCGCGGAAGTGGTCCTGATCGGGGTGTCCCGTTCCGGGAAGACGCCGACCTGTCTCTACCTCGCACTCCACTACGGGATCCACGCGGCAAACTGCCCCCTGACGGAGGACGATCTGGAGGACGGGAAGCTGCCGCCGGCCCTCGCCAAGCACCGCGAGCGGCTCTTCGGCCTCACGATCGATCCCGTCCGCCTCAAGGGGATCCGGCAGGAAAGGCGCCCCGACAGCCGGTACTCTTCAACCCGACAGGTGAACTTCGAGGTGAAGGAGGCGGAGGCGATGTTCCGACGATACGAAATCCCCTTCTACAACACGACGAACGCCTCCGTGGAAGAGATCGCCACCACCGTGATTCAGAAGGCGGGCCTCCGCCGCCGCCTCCTATGA